From a single Rosa rugosa chromosome 7, drRosRugo1.1, whole genome shotgun sequence genomic region:
- the LOC133720646 gene encoding uncharacterized protein LOC133720646 isoform X2 codes for MENGYDRKFAEKFSGLAISGGAGDPIRSPNNNSNNNNDSSLFQVMKAVEAAEATIKQQVEENIRLRTELQNKILELDRYKVEESGAQRPRSDDPWSERVQGSYEAHQPVPPVSSPVPPVGSQEDRIRSAVNTSVLDPSGTLVLHQESLKPRADAPLQSNAETHSSSSKINGTMKELPGSQQPADNAGLSHLSSPSTTSFSPGRFNTQGEYDPRFNFSGQGLMPITELNPRSLWKQDLIVKIHEHEEEIMQLRKHLSDYSVKEAQIRNEKYVLEKRIAYMRLAFDQQQQDLVDAASKALSYRQDIIEENIRLTYALQDAQQERSTFVSSLLPLLAEYSLQPPVLDAQSIVSNVKVLFKHLQEKLLLTETKLKESQYHLRPWNSELNNSNIPMQSPSHSLGSVLTTSNKNGLELVPQQTYSQGKAPVSASDVQTTRDWDLLGRDQSALDGVVNRNVEPNDLGRYSPFASRNSAAQDTPTHLDVTRGDAPITRYSEETTNKQVTFRDPVRNTELDDQDPEGNQNEREMATNWSPGNTPYTTTPDDPGSSYHNFLPPVLEEPSSSFSEDDDPLPAIENLQISGEAFPGRELQACGYSINGTTSCNFEWVRHMEDGSVNYIEGAKQPNYLITADDVHTYLAIEVQPLDNRNRKGELVKVFANENKKIVCDPEMQGQIEKNYYQGHSSFKIYQATGYLDIWEPAILAIKKDSYSIKRTEPSGAVINEKFSPTTIVGIPYGSPTEFVLTGSGGSQHLLKTDNDQADYSCARDTIVLTLRSFILRAVERKKKKKKGLLF; via the exons ATGGAGAACGGTTACGATCGGAAATTCGCTGAGAAATTCTCCGGGCTGGCGATTTCCGGCGGCGCCGGTGATCCTATTCGCTCCCCTAAtaacaacagcaacaacaacaatgaTAGCAGCTTGTTTCAGGTTATGAAGGCCGTGGAAGCTGCGGAGGCCACGATTAAGCAACAGGTGGAAGAGAACATCCGATTGAGGACTGAGCTTCAGAACAAGATTCTTGAGCTCGATAGATAT AAAGTAGAGGAATCGGGAGCACAAAGGCCGCGTTCCGATGATCCTTGGTCTGAGCGCGTCCAAGGATCTTATGAAGCTCATCAACCGGTTCCCCCTGTCAGTAGTCCGGTTCCCCCTGTCGGTAGTCAAGAAGATAGGATTAGGAGTGCGGTCAATACTTCTGTACTTGATCCATCTGGTACACTAGTTCTACACCAAGAGAGTCTGAAGCCAAGGGCTGATGCTCCTCTACAAAGTAATGCGGAAACCCACTCCTCAAGCAGCAAGATCAATGGAACAATGAAGGAACTTCCGGGTAGTCAGCAGCCTGCGGATAATGCTGGCTTGTCTCACTTATCTTCACCATCCACAACATCCTTCTCTCCCGGAAG GTTTAATACGCAAGGAGAATATGATCCAAGGTTCAATTTTTCTGGACAAGGGTTGATGCCTATAACTGAATTAAATCCTAGAAGCCTCTGGAAGCAG GATCTTATTGTCAAGATTCATGAACATGAAGAAGAGATCATGCAATTACGGAAACATCTGTCTGATTATTCCGTAAAG GAAGCACAAATACGCAATGAAAAATATGTTCTGGAGAAGCGCATTGCTTATATGCGTCTG GCCTTTGATCAACAGCAACAGGATCTTGTTGATGCTGCATCAAAAGCTTTATCTTACCGACAAGACATAATTGAGGAAAATATACGCCTCACATATGCATTACAG GATGCACAGCAAGAGAGATCGACATTTGTTTCATCCTTGCTGCCACTTCTTGCAGAGTACTCTTTGCAGCCACCCGTTCTTGATGCCCAATCAATTGTCAGCAATGTCAAG GTTCTTTTTAAACATTTGCAAGAAAAGCTCCTTCTTACTGAG ACAAAACTAAAGGAGTCACAGTATCATTTACGACCTTGGAACTCAGAGTTGAATAACTCTAACATTCCCATGCAGTCACCATCTCACTCTCTTGGTTCAGTATTGACAACTTCA AACAAAAATGGGCTTGAACTGGTTCCTCAGCAAACATATTCCCAGGGAAAAGCACCCGTTTCTGCTTCTGATGTTCAGACTACCAGGGATTGGGATCTATTGGGTCGTGATCAGAGTGCTTTGGATGGTGTTGTCAATAGGAATGTGGAACCCAATGACCTGGGGAGGTATTCACCTTTTGCTAGCAG GAATTCTGCAGCACAAGATACACCTACTCATCTTGATGTTACTCGAGGTGATGCACCAATAACTCGTTATAGTGAAGAAACCACCAATAAACAGGTCACATTTCGTGATCCTGTCAGGAACACAGAGCTTGATGATCAAGATCCTGAGGGAAACCAAAATGAGAGAGAAATGGCAACCAATTGGAGTCCAGGAAACACTCCTTACACAACAACACCTGATGACCCCGGCTCCTCGTATCATAATTTTCTACCACCAGTTTTGGAAGAACCGTCTTCTTCATTTTCTGAGG ATGATGATCCATTACCAGCTATCGagaacctccaaatttcaggAGAAGCTTTTCCGGGGAGAGAACTTCAAGCGTGCGGGTACTCTATCAATGGGACAACCAGTTGCAATTTTGAG tgGGTACGCCATATGGAAGATGGATCAGTTAATTATATCGAGG GAGCAAAGCAACCAAACTATCTAATTACTGCTGACGATGTTCATACATATCTTGCTATTGAAGTCCAGCCTCTTGATAACAGGAATCGCAAG GGAGAGCTTGTAAAGGTTTTTGCAAATGAGAACAAAAAGATTGTCTGTG ATCCTGAAATGCAAGGTCAGATAGAGAAGAATTATTATCAAGGTCATTCTTCGTTTAAAATCTATCAGGCG ACAGGATATCTTGATATATGGGAACCTGCTATATTGGCCATTAAGAAGGACAGTTACAGTATTAAGCGTACGGAACCCAGTGGTGCTGTAATCAATGAAAAGTTTTCTCCGACAACTATT GTTGGAATTCCTTATGGAAGCCCTACAgagtttgtgctaactggttcTGGTGGTAGTCAGCATCTCTTAAAAACAGACAATGACCAGGCAGATTATAGCTG TGCTAGAGATACGATTGTGCTCACATTGAGATCATTTATCCTAAGG GCTgttgagagaaagaaaaagaaaaagaaaggactTCTTTTTTAA
- the LOC133720646 gene encoding uncharacterized protein LOC133720646 isoform X1 — protein sequence MENGYDRKFAEKFSGLAISGGAGDPIRSPNNNSNNNNDSSLFQVMKAVEAAEATIKQQVEENIRLRTELQNKILELDRYKVEESGAQRPRSDDPWSERVQGSYEAHQPVPPVSSPVPPVGSQEDRIRSAVNTSVLDPSGTLVLHQESLKPRADAPLQSNAETHSSSSKINGTMKELPGSQQPADNAGLSHLSSPSTTSFSPGRFNTQGEYDPRFNFSGQGLMPITELNPRSLWKQDLIVKIHEHEEEIMQLRKHLSDYSVKEAQIRNEKYVLEKRIAYMRLAFDQQQQDLVDAASKALSYRQDIIEENIRLTYALQDAQQERSTFVSSLLPLLAEYSLQPPVLDAQSIVSNVKVLFKHLQEKLLLTETKLKESQYHLRPWNSELNNSNIPMQSPSHSLGSVLTTSNKNGLELVPQQTYSQGKAPVSASDVQTTRDWDLLGRDQSALDGVVNRNVEPNDLGRYSPFASRNSAAQDTPTHLDVTRGDAPITRYSEETTNKQVTFRDPVRNTELDDQDPEGNQNEREMATNWSPGNTPYTTTPDDPGSSYHNFLPPVLEEPSSSFSEAADDDPLPAIENLQISGEAFPGRELQACGYSINGTTSCNFEWVRHMEDGSVNYIEGAKQPNYLITADDVHTYLAIEVQPLDNRNRKGELVKVFANENKKIVCDPEMQGQIEKNYYQGHSSFKIYQATGYLDIWEPAILAIKKDSYSIKRTEPSGAVINEKFSPTTIVGIPYGSPTEFVLTGSGGSQHLLKTDNDQADYSCARDTIVLTLRSFILRAVERKKKKKKGLLF from the exons ATGGAGAACGGTTACGATCGGAAATTCGCTGAGAAATTCTCCGGGCTGGCGATTTCCGGCGGCGCCGGTGATCCTATTCGCTCCCCTAAtaacaacagcaacaacaacaatgaTAGCAGCTTGTTTCAGGTTATGAAGGCCGTGGAAGCTGCGGAGGCCACGATTAAGCAACAGGTGGAAGAGAACATCCGATTGAGGACTGAGCTTCAGAACAAGATTCTTGAGCTCGATAGATAT AAAGTAGAGGAATCGGGAGCACAAAGGCCGCGTTCCGATGATCCTTGGTCTGAGCGCGTCCAAGGATCTTATGAAGCTCATCAACCGGTTCCCCCTGTCAGTAGTCCGGTTCCCCCTGTCGGTAGTCAAGAAGATAGGATTAGGAGTGCGGTCAATACTTCTGTACTTGATCCATCTGGTACACTAGTTCTACACCAAGAGAGTCTGAAGCCAAGGGCTGATGCTCCTCTACAAAGTAATGCGGAAACCCACTCCTCAAGCAGCAAGATCAATGGAACAATGAAGGAACTTCCGGGTAGTCAGCAGCCTGCGGATAATGCTGGCTTGTCTCACTTATCTTCACCATCCACAACATCCTTCTCTCCCGGAAG GTTTAATACGCAAGGAGAATATGATCCAAGGTTCAATTTTTCTGGACAAGGGTTGATGCCTATAACTGAATTAAATCCTAGAAGCCTCTGGAAGCAG GATCTTATTGTCAAGATTCATGAACATGAAGAAGAGATCATGCAATTACGGAAACATCTGTCTGATTATTCCGTAAAG GAAGCACAAATACGCAATGAAAAATATGTTCTGGAGAAGCGCATTGCTTATATGCGTCTG GCCTTTGATCAACAGCAACAGGATCTTGTTGATGCTGCATCAAAAGCTTTATCTTACCGACAAGACATAATTGAGGAAAATATACGCCTCACATATGCATTACAG GATGCACAGCAAGAGAGATCGACATTTGTTTCATCCTTGCTGCCACTTCTTGCAGAGTACTCTTTGCAGCCACCCGTTCTTGATGCCCAATCAATTGTCAGCAATGTCAAG GTTCTTTTTAAACATTTGCAAGAAAAGCTCCTTCTTACTGAG ACAAAACTAAAGGAGTCACAGTATCATTTACGACCTTGGAACTCAGAGTTGAATAACTCTAACATTCCCATGCAGTCACCATCTCACTCTCTTGGTTCAGTATTGACAACTTCA AACAAAAATGGGCTTGAACTGGTTCCTCAGCAAACATATTCCCAGGGAAAAGCACCCGTTTCTGCTTCTGATGTTCAGACTACCAGGGATTGGGATCTATTGGGTCGTGATCAGAGTGCTTTGGATGGTGTTGTCAATAGGAATGTGGAACCCAATGACCTGGGGAGGTATTCACCTTTTGCTAGCAG GAATTCTGCAGCACAAGATACACCTACTCATCTTGATGTTACTCGAGGTGATGCACCAATAACTCGTTATAGTGAAGAAACCACCAATAAACAGGTCACATTTCGTGATCCTGTCAGGAACACAGAGCTTGATGATCAAGATCCTGAGGGAAACCAAAATGAGAGAGAAATGGCAACCAATTGGAGTCCAGGAAACACTCCTTACACAACAACACCTGATGACCCCGGCTCCTCGTATCATAATTTTCTACCACCAGTTTTGGAAGAACCGTCTTCTTCATTTTCTGAGG CTGCAGATGATGATCCATTACCAGCTATCGagaacctccaaatttcaggAGAAGCTTTTCCGGGGAGAGAACTTCAAGCGTGCGGGTACTCTATCAATGGGACAACCAGTTGCAATTTTGAG tgGGTACGCCATATGGAAGATGGATCAGTTAATTATATCGAGG GAGCAAAGCAACCAAACTATCTAATTACTGCTGACGATGTTCATACATATCTTGCTATTGAAGTCCAGCCTCTTGATAACAGGAATCGCAAG GGAGAGCTTGTAAAGGTTTTTGCAAATGAGAACAAAAAGATTGTCTGTG ATCCTGAAATGCAAGGTCAGATAGAGAAGAATTATTATCAAGGTCATTCTTCGTTTAAAATCTATCAGGCG ACAGGATATCTTGATATATGGGAACCTGCTATATTGGCCATTAAGAAGGACAGTTACAGTATTAAGCGTACGGAACCCAGTGGTGCTGTAATCAATGAAAAGTTTTCTCCGACAACTATT GTTGGAATTCCTTATGGAAGCCCTACAgagtttgtgctaactggttcTGGTGGTAGTCAGCATCTCTTAAAAACAGACAATGACCAGGCAGATTATAGCTG TGCTAGAGATACGATTGTGCTCACATTGAGATCATTTATCCTAAGG GCTgttgagagaaagaaaaagaaaaagaaaggactTCTTTTTTAA